The DNA segment aGGATCATAATCTTTGGATAATACTGGCTTTGGATTTAATCAATGGAGGTGGCTGAGTTCTTGGTGATTGTGCTTTGCAGGTCCTTGTTGTGTAGGCCTTTGCCGGTTGATGTAGGGAGATGCACGTGTATTATAGTGAAAGAAAGGTCGCCCGATGGATTCGACGGAGGCTCATTGTACACACTTTATACAAACGTAAGACCAATTTCAAGTTTGTGGAATTGGTTTTTGCCTTGATGTAAATATCACATGAAAAATTTGGCTTGATGCTCAAGACTTGTAAATGTTGCTTGTGTCACATGATAGGAGGGTCAGGGGCGACAAAATCGCAAACTTGCGGTGGCTCATCACAGGAGATGCAAAGGAAGATCAGAGTTCACAATATCTCAAAATCCAAGGGCCAAAAATGTTGGCTTAGATGACAACTTAATTGGCATTGTAACTGCTAACATAATGGGATCAAAATACCATATATGGGATCAGGTAAGCATAGAGGATCCTTTATTTAGCTATATGCATGCTTCACGCCCATATGGGTGCATATGACTGATATGAATACACTTTATTCAATATGTTCTTTTATATTTGAGCTTGAGAAGCTTAAAGAAGCATTTTTTATGTACTCATACAATGATCTGATCAAGTCATAGAATTAGAATTAGAAAGTGAAATTGATTCCCATGTTCAAGCCACAATGAGCCTTGTGATAAATTGACTTAGTCAATTTAAAGTTGTCTTgagttttgaaaattttgaatgtaAACTAAGCAGATTATTGCCAAAGACTCATGAGTTAGCTTCATCTGCATGAGTAAAATCATTTTATATTCTTTTAACATTATTTTTCGGTACGTAACAGGGGCAAAGCCAGAATATGTCGAATAGAAACCCCAAATTATTGGCTGCTGTAAAGTAAGTTGGATTTTTAGAATCATTTTACAGGTTTTCCATGATGATGTTATGAAAGCACGACTTTGGATTTTGCAGATTTGTGCCTACTATATCTACCTGGACTGGAAGTTACCGAAGCATGAAGGCATGGATTCCAAAGCACTTCTCTATGCAGCTGAAGAATACTAATCAGGTAAGCTTGATGCACGATTCATTTTCACTGGTTGGGCTCCTAGTTTTGAGGAAAATAAATAGGAGAATTGTCAATAGAAATCAAAAAGCTTTTTTTATGCAATACATAAGAATATATATTTCGAGGAAAATTGAGAAGGAAAGAAGGGGACGGCTTCCCCTGTCATATATTTCTTGTCGTGCAGCCAGAAGATTTGGATATGGCTGATGCTCACCATCAGTTTTCAGCAGTTGTTGTAGATTGTTAGTTTCTAAGTATCTAAGTTGGTTTGAGAAAATTTGAAGATCATCGATATAGTTAATCAATAGTTTCATTGATCTTTTCGAAGAAATGTGAGTCCATAATTATATCGAGTAGCTTTTCATGTGTTAGGTACAACATATTAATGGATTACCCACAGAATGGGAGGCGAACAAAGATAAAGTTCATCAGCTGTTCTCAAAAGTTCCTCGTTACAATAAGGTGTGTATAGCGAATTTCGTCTGAGCACACTTCATTCTCTTACCAAACTTAAGATACTCCATTATTTCGCTTAGATCTCAAAGCAATACGAGCTGGATTTCAGAGACAGAGGAGGAAAGGCGGCAGGTCTTAAAATTCGAAGTTCGATGAAGAACTTCCAGTTAACTTTGGAGGTAATCATTCATCACAAATTTTGTTTTGAGCAACCGAAATTTTCGAAGAGACTGATCAATATCGTATTGTGCTTAACATTAGAGGAATGGAAAGCAAACAATCCTTCAACTTGGAAGAGTGGCAAAGTCTAAATATGAAATGGATTATAGGTAGGTGATCAAATACAAATGTCATCTACTCTGGTGTTATTTTCTGTGATCGATCAATTACTGAGAATCAGGAAAAATTTATATTGCAGATATCCATTAACTGGATACCAAGCCTTCTGCATATGCTTGGCTTCCATTGATTCAAAGCTCTGCTGCACCGTATGATTGAATCAAAATTCTAATCTAAGGATCAAACATgacatatatataaagaaaacaaaaacaaaaagaatGGTCATGTCATGTTTGATCCTTTCATTCGAATTTTGATTCATCGAGAAAAGTGGGTGTTTACAGCCAGCCTACTGGGTCTCAAACTCGAGACCTGTCATGCATGAGCTTGTTTTGAAGCTAAAGAACCATGAATATTTGACAATTTTTGGGGCATTGCCGTGTATTATTATGGAAGTTCAGTTTAGAATGTTCTTATGTTTATTCGGCAGCTTCTCGTCTCGTGTTAAAACTGTTTACATTTAATAGTTTGTCTTCAAACTcaggttttaaaaaaattagtaaaatatttttttttttaatttgatcatAAAATTTATAGACAAATTGAATATGGTTGGCAGAGCCAGGAACTTTTAATCTAGTGGGAAAAAATGCATTTCAATAttatacatgcatataaacataaaaaaaacaaatatatggtGCATTAGATTATtaggaaaaaaaaactaaaatatattAGAATCATGAATGTAAAaggagtaaaaaaaaataattttaaacgaTTTGACCGGAACATCAACACAAACAAAAACGATgtcagtaaaaaaaaataattttaaacgaTTTGACCGGAACATCAACACAAACAAAAACGATgtcagtaaaaaaaaataattttaaacgaTTTGACCGGAACATCAACACAAACAAAAACGATGTCTAATCATAACGGTATAAGGAAATTAACAAAGAAAcatataatcaataaaataaacagGAAATGCAAAAGGGCTGAAATTAATTTACATAATTTAAAAagtaaaatattgatattaaattatatgaagttttaaaaaatgaatACGTAATCATGAAATTTCATTTGTATTTAGTTTTCATAATATTTCATGCGTTATTGAGGCTTGGACATTAATACAAGAAATGGGCTGGGCTCTTAGAAAACAATTTGGACAAACAATCTGGCGGGTAGATGCCAATTTTAGGCCACGAGGAAGTTGGTTCCAGGAATATGAGAAGGAAAACGTTACAAGCGTTATAAATTGAGttacaaaatatatttgaaattataaatttattgttatattttatttggaaataaaatcatttaaaagtgtattttggatatttttgtaatttcgTATATACATAAGCTAATGTGTAATCTTATTTGCATGTGGAGGAGGATCCATATGGAAAAACTAAACAGAAAACTGCAAGTTATTTTATATAACTCTCATTTTTTAATACTCCCGTAAAATAATAGTGATACACTGTAATATGAACACGTTAGAAATTGaattaacaaataaaatatgaatacaGTACTGATGAGTATGCCAACATTGCTAGGAACAACTGTTTTGCAAGTTCCAAGGACATGGcctttttttgcaattttttaaaaataaattttttttaaatgatataaaaaaaatggaaaTATCTTACCATATATGAACACATAAGATAATATTTTTTGCAATGCATTATCGGCTTGTTTTCTCAGATAATAAATGTACGTATTGTCTttgtaaatatttgattttttctgCAAATTTTAAATGTCGGGTAAAACAAATGCTCGAATAAGGACACGATTACAAAAGTAACAATCATATCATATCACAAAAATCTTGTACAATTAAAGTTATATTTTCACTATTTTTCCATTAATTCTCAGggcattaaatattttttgtgttaGATTTTCATGAAAGCAACTTTTTTAACAAATCAAATATCACAATAAATTGGTAGAACAAAGTCACAAACAATTCcgacacatgcattgcattatcAACAACCGTTACCTTAAAAACTAAAGAATATTGTACCATGGAAAAACCAATCACGTTATATAACAAAGATTGCCCAAAATAGAACTTCAATCAAATTCCTTTGAAAGAAAACCATCTATTAATAATGAAATGTGATGGAGAAATAAACATGATATCTACacattgattaattaattatcaaatagAGGGGGGAAAACTCTCATTTCTAGTAGATCGAAGCATACATTACTATTCAAAACCTAGCTCTTTTGCATGTATGCTCCAAGTGTCAATCTGCCTTAGAATATTGTTGGCTTCAAAAAAAAGAATCAGTTCAACTTAGTCACTTATAATTAAGTTATATATAAGAAATAATAATGTCACTTTTTATTGCTGATCATCAAGCTCGTACATTGGCAACGCAAAGGAATCATAGTCCCCGAAAATAATGTCATGCTCCTCAGTGAACCTGCCCGAGTCTTGAAAATCGAACGAGGTTTGTATGTCATCAGGGAAGCAACTTCTCGGCTGGACTTCGCGTTCAGAGAGGCTCAAAGGGCTGTCACAGCTCGCCGTTTGCTCCAACATTTCTTTGAACTTGGAGGATTGTTGCAATATTCCTAGGGCCGACGTCATGGCAGTGGTACTGGAGGAGCCACCGAGCTGATACGGTGGCGTTTCGGTGGTGGTCTCAGCCGAGCTCGAGCTTTGGTCGTGGTAGTTGAGGTAGTCCAATCCTGGTTCTTGACTAGGGTTGTGGACCTTGTTGATGTCAACTTTGTCATTAGGGTTTGAATTAGTGTCGTTTGCGATAGGTTGCGACAAGTTGATATAACGACTTAGGTCGAAATTAGTGACAGCATTGAGCCCTCGATATTCTATTGCCGCCATGTCGTATGCAGTGGCAGCTTCTTCTTGTGTAGCTGTgcacaaaaatcaaaatataattaagAACCAAAATGGAAATATTATCCAAGGGTGATTTTGGAAACTCGGTTGCTTTAAATCCATAAATATGTATAATAAATTCAAGAATTCAAATTGCATGAAAAATTTGGTTGGCAAGTGTTGAAAGTTTAATTATATTGCATGTACAGTAGCAGATCTAGCAAGCTGTTGAGGGTTGGTGATCTACACAATATAATTAGCCAACCATATATGTTTGCTTTCAGCTTACTAACTATTTGCCATTATGTTCTTTGACCCTATATGCCTTTCATTTTCcctataatatttatataatatcttaACTATATATTATTCCGTATTAGATGATCATCTGCTACTATAACCTAATGCTTGTTGTTAACATGTGTTAACGTTGGTTCAATATTTGATTAGTTACTCCCCAAAAACTATAATAACTAATAGAAATATACAAATTTCAGTATAAGTCCGatatatctttttcaaaaaaatttataagtcGTTTTTCTGACATGTGCAACGTGTGTATGACTAAAATCAGAAAATGTACTAatgaaattgaaatttgataatatagAAGATTAAAccggaaaaaatattttttaagaaaataaaagtAGATAAAAGAAATGCATTAATTGGAGTATAAATATAAAGCTTTTAAAGTAAAAGATAATAGAAACTAACATAAATGCACCCAATTGTCATGATTAAGAGTACCAAAAATTATTCGAAAGACTCTTCTCATCTAACGACATGTGGCACATGTATTGAAGCTTGTTTAATGCAATTTAAGAGTCATTTTATTGTTAGCGATTGGGATATTGTTTATGTTTGGTTGTTAGTTTGTAGGTAAAACAACAAAGATTTTGGTTTATTCTTCAGGAAGTATTCTTAGcagtgtatttttttttattagggTTACATATCTGTGGATGGTCCTTTTCaagttcatcagatccatgatttaatataataatgataatgaaataataaatttaaaagctAGCTCGAGCATTATAACTAAGCAAATATATAGTATATTTATATTATGGCGTACCATATGTCCCAAGGTAAAGATATTTGTTGCCGAAGACTCTTCCTATGCGAGCTTCCCATCTTCCATTGTGATGATGTctaagcaaaaataaaaaataaaataaaatttaatgctCGAAAATC comes from the Henckelia pumila isolate YLH828 chromosome 1, ASM3356847v2, whole genome shotgun sequence genome and includes:
- the LOC140876005 gene encoding tubby-like protein 8, with the protein product MACCKETTISRQSSCGSSLYRNPLIERKHGRSSSEGEWNGVSLAVRMRRNSAFVNDDDKENSVPNIRHEKINGKENMVIENGKKDSSFLRESSNRKENLLKPSSLQLCMKRQEPDSNIGLKIWDNFGSDNTDSVNVWDHSDSEAAPVSSWSTLPNRSLLCRPLPVDVGRCTCIIVKERSPDGFDGGSLYTLYTNEGQGRQNRKLAVAHHRRCKGRSEFTISQNPRAKNVGLDDNLIGIVTANIMGSKYHIWDQGQSQNMSNRNPKLLAAVKFVPTISTWTGSYRSMKAWIPKHFSMQLKNTNQVQHINGLPTEWEANKDKVHQLFSKVPRYNKISKQYELDFRDRGGKAAGLKIRSSMKNFQLTLERNGKQTILQLGRVAKSKYEMDYRYPLTGYQAFCICLASIDSKLCCTV
- the LOC140875492 gene encoding AP2-like ethylene-responsive transcription factor At1g79700; translated protein: MAKTSKQNLNKNSTAAKSSNKASPKAKRTRKSVPRESPQQRSSVYRGVTRHRWTGRYEAHLWDKNCWNESQNKKGRQVYLGAYDDEEAAAHAYDLAALKYWGQDTILNFPLSTYLQEFKEMGGQSKEEYIGSLRRKSSGFSRGVSKYRGVARHHHNGRWEARIGRVFGNKYLYLGTYATQEEAATAYDMAAIEYRGLNAVTNFDLSRYINLSQPIANDTNSNPNDKVDINKVHNPSQEPGLDYLNYHDQSSSSAETTTETPPYQLGGSSSTTAMTSALGILQQSSKFKEMLEQTASCDSPLSLSEREVQPRSCFPDDIQTSFDFQDSGRFTEEHDIIFGDYDSFALPMYELDDQQ